The Corynebacterium glaucum genome includes a region encoding these proteins:
- a CDS encoding oxygenase MpaB family protein, which translates to MSNALSTGRNSDGHKSEHDENGRPDSGAATDFDSLEKFDDSSNRGKRELKRAPLGPDSLLWKWGSDNRIHLLRGYTGVLQNMHPAIGQSLLDHSKFFEEPFSRLERSTPQIIYSIYDDGTRAKQIRDYHHGIKGTLRDGTRYHSLNPDVYWWAHATFVWRVIWAQELFGTPFTREEKEQIIQEGVTWWDMYGMSERPVIDTLDGYIEYFKEMENTVLERNETVDFALRTARVEPVSPPDGVSQRVWNVIWKPIMRSVIWITYGTLNDKQREILDLDWTEKDQKRFDRLANFIRKAFEKLPEDKRYMEPGRSMMIKHGMIDGEYKEPKLAAPYGHSEETAEGSDAKTDKKDGPSDEARAAGCPI; encoded by the coding sequence ATGTCTAACGCATTGTCGACCGGCCGCAATAGTGACGGCCATAAGAGCGAGCACGACGAAAACGGTCGGCCCGATTCCGGTGCCGCTACCGACTTCGACTCGCTCGAGAAATTCGACGATTCGAGCAACCGCGGGAAGCGGGAGCTGAAACGCGCTCCGCTCGGCCCAGATTCGCTGCTTTGGAAGTGGGGCTCCGACAACCGCATTCACTTGCTGCGCGGCTACACCGGCGTGCTGCAGAATATGCATCCGGCAATTGGTCAGTCCCTGCTGGACCACTCGAAGTTCTTCGAGGAGCCATTCTCTCGCCTCGAGCGCTCCACCCCGCAGATTATTTACTCGATCTATGACGATGGCACCCGCGCGAAGCAGATCCGCGACTACCATCACGGCATTAAGGGCACGCTTCGCGACGGAACTCGTTACCACTCGCTGAACCCGGACGTGTACTGGTGGGCGCACGCCACCTTCGTCTGGCGTGTGATCTGGGCACAGGAACTCTTCGGCACCCCGTTCACCCGCGAGGAGAAGGAGCAGATCATCCAGGAGGGTGTGACGTGGTGGGACATGTATGGCATGTCGGAGCGCCCTGTGATCGACACCCTCGACGGTTATATCGAGTACTTCAAGGAGATGGAAAACACCGTCCTTGAGCGCAACGAGACCGTCGACTTTGCCCTACGTACTGCCCGCGTGGAACCGGTGAGTCCTCCGGACGGTGTGTCGCAGCGGGTGTGGAACGTCATCTGGAAACCGATCATGCGCTCGGTCATCTGGATTACCTACGGCACCCTCAACGACAAGCAGCGCGAGATCCTCGACTTGGACTGGACTGAGAAGGACCAGAAGCGTTTCGACCGTCTGGCAAACTTCATCCGCAAGGCGTTCGAGAAGCTGCCGGAAGATAAGCGCTACATGGAGCCTGGTCGCAGCATGATGATCAAGCACGGCATGATCGATGGCGAATACAAAGAGCCTAAGCTTGCTGCACCATACGGTCACAGTGAAGAGACCGCAGAGGGATCCGACGCAAAGACCGATAAGAAGGACGGCCCTTCCGACGAGGCCCGAGCCGCTGGTTGCCCGATCTAA
- a CDS encoding DUF6230 family protein: MGRINGKKAAAALTVSMLAFGVTGVAVAQGGLTANLALSGTFFKVSMSHLEGEDFSLFMDKEDMAGDNIPVARLKFGHAVASNLCLSATLPDIPAVGEGTLQLIAKGDGSVEVADLLVGASDIKGALNLTDASVGIDASQVIPSASEGAWGLYSSKVSLSAEDIKATAVGAKKLSAKGVTVTVKKGHENAC; the protein is encoded by the coding sequence ATGGGCAGAATCAATGGCAAGAAGGCGGCCGCAGCGCTAACGGTGAGCATGCTTGCCTTCGGTGTGACGGGTGTTGCAGTGGCTCAGGGTGGGTTGACAGCCAACCTGGCGCTTTCGGGAACCTTCTTCAAGGTCAGCATGAGCCACCTGGAGGGAGAAGACTTTTCCCTTTTCATGGACAAAGAAGACATGGCCGGTGACAATATCCCGGTTGCCCGACTGAAGTTTGGTCATGCGGTGGCCTCGAACCTCTGCCTGTCGGCGACACTTCCTGACATCCCTGCGGTGGGGGAAGGTACGTTGCAGCTCATCGCGAAGGGCGACGGCAGCGTGGAAGTCGCCGACTTGCTGGTCGGCGCCAGCGACATCAAGGGCGCGCTGAACCTCACTGACGCGTCAGTGGGCATCGATGCCTCGCAGGTGATTCCGTCGGCAAGTGAGGGTGCATGGGGTCTCTATTCCAGCAAAGTGTCGCTGAGCGCAGAAGACATCAAGGCCACTGCGGTGGGTGCAAAGAAGCTCAGCGCTAAGGGTGTCACCGTGACGGTGAAGAAGGGTCACGAGAATGCCTGCTAA
- a CDS encoding IS256 family transposase, producing the protein MTTVSPKKSHDPSRVNEISEKLMDNPELAKLIGELSTSTDDASELVKGLLQASINAGLQAEMDAHLGYEHSDRKAKAQVTDAGGGNHRNGSYTKTVDSGYGPVEVTMPRDRAGTFTPQMVPKGSRRLTELDDMIISLYAGGMTVRDIQHHLATTLGVDMSPDTISTITDAVLEEVMIWQNRQLDEFYPVIFLDALRVKIRDGHRVVNKACYMAVGVDMDGIKHILGLWIADNEGAAFWASVCADLANRGVQDVFIVCCDGLQGLPEAVEATWPNSMVQTCIVHLIRAANRWVSYQDRKGVSRALREVYTAPNEETARASLDAFEASELGLKYPQSVKVWRDAWERFVPFLQFPPAARRVLYTTNSIESLNAELRKATRNRGQFPNDTAALKTLWLMICNIEDKRAAQRAKKAKRDVECNGYIEGAKATGWKQAINQLAVAYPDRFADYL; encoded by the coding sequence ATGACTACTGTGTCACCGAAGAAAAGCCACGACCCGTCCAGGGTCAACGAGATCAGCGAGAAGCTGATGGATAACCCCGAGCTCGCAAAGCTCATCGGGGAGCTGTCCACCTCCACCGACGACGCCAGCGAGCTGGTCAAGGGGCTTTTGCAGGCGTCGATCAACGCCGGCCTGCAGGCGGAGATGGATGCCCATTTGGGCTACGAACACTCCGACCGCAAAGCGAAAGCCCAGGTAACAGATGCTGGTGGTGGCAACCACCGAAACGGGTCGTACACCAAGACCGTCGATTCCGGCTACGGCCCTGTTGAGGTCACGATGCCACGGGATCGCGCGGGCACGTTCACCCCGCAGATGGTGCCCAAAGGCTCCCGTCGGCTCACAGAGCTCGACGACATGATTATCTCGCTGTACGCCGGCGGGATGACCGTGCGAGATATCCAGCACCATCTCGCCACCACCCTGGGGGTGGATATGAGCCCGGATACGATCAGCACCATTACCGATGCGGTCTTAGAAGAGGTCATGATCTGGCAAAACCGCCAGCTCGACGAGTTTTACCCAGTGATCTTCCTCGACGCGCTACGCGTGAAGATCCGTGACGGCCACCGCGTGGTCAACAAGGCTTGCTACATGGCGGTTGGTGTCGACATGGACGGCATCAAGCACATCCTGGGATTGTGGATCGCTGACAATGAAGGCGCCGCATTTTGGGCATCGGTGTGCGCAGATCTGGCCAACCGCGGGGTCCAGGACGTGTTCATTGTCTGCTGCGACGGGCTCCAAGGCCTGCCAGAAGCCGTGGAGGCAACCTGGCCGAATTCCATGGTGCAGACCTGCATCGTGCACCTGATTCGGGCGGCGAACCGGTGGGTGTCGTATCAGGACCGCAAAGGCGTCTCTCGCGCGCTGCGTGAGGTCTACACCGCTCCCAATGAGGAGACGGCACGCGCCAGCCTGGATGCTTTCGAGGCCAGTGAGCTGGGCCTAAAATACCCCCAGTCGGTCAAAGTCTGGCGCGACGCTTGGGAGCGGTTCGTGCCGTTTCTGCAGTTCCCGCCTGCGGCCAGGCGGGTGCTCTACACCACCAATTCGATCGAGTCGCTGAATGCTGAACTGCGTAAAGCTACCCGTAACAGGGGCCAGTTCCCGAACGATACCGCGGCGTTGAAGACGCTGTGGTTGATGATCTGCAACATCGAGGACAAGCGCGCTGCGCAGCGGGCGAAGAAAGCCAAGCGCGACGTTGAGTGCAACGGCTATATTGAAGGAGCGAAAGCCACCGGGTGGAAACAAGCCATCAACCAACTAGCCGTGGCTTACCCCGACCGATTCGCGGACTACTTGTAA
- a CDS encoding succinic semialdehyde dehydrogenase has protein sequence MPNRLQERPLPEDFARKLLLHSTNAKSGSLDKGELREVTSPFLSEPLGFVGVGSADDVIKAFELSRRAQQQWQERSIASRARVFKRFHDLVKAHRDLLADIVQLETGKDRTAAYDEVLDVMNNARYYANNAEKFLATKDQAGAFPVITSTTLQRVPKGIVGQISPWNYPLALGVSDAIAALIAGNGVVAKPDWQTPFSNLISLHLLLNAGLPHDLFQIVTGSGEVVGQAIAERCDYLMFTGSTKTGKLLGKIVGERLVGYSAELGGKNPMVIAPDADIARHIDTITTACFSNSGQLCVSIERIYVHKDIYDEFLTAFTAATEKLTLGSGLNWDYNMGSLINQDQLDRVTAFVDDAVVKGATVITGGIARPDVGPFHFEPTILADLGEGTNLETQEVFGPVVYVKRVASLDEAVELANSTYYGLNASVFGAAETAERLAFQIESGSVTINDGYAATWASISTPLGGVKESGMARRHGPEGITKYTEVKNIAQQRIMPMRGPKQMPRKYYGQLMTTALDLGKKLKFLP, from the coding sequence ATTCCGAATCGTTTGCAAGAACGCCCGCTGCCCGAAGACTTCGCTCGAAAACTCCTCCTGCACTCCACCAACGCAAAGTCCGGATCGTTGGACAAAGGTGAGCTTCGGGAGGTGACCTCCCCATTTCTCAGCGAGCCGTTGGGGTTCGTCGGCGTCGGCTCGGCGGATGACGTGATTAAGGCTTTCGAGCTTTCCCGCCGCGCACAACAGCAGTGGCAGGAGCGCAGCATCGCTTCGCGCGCCCGCGTTTTCAAACGCTTTCACGATTTGGTCAAGGCGCACCGCGATCTGCTGGCCGACATTGTGCAGCTTGAAACCGGCAAGGACCGCACCGCCGCATACGACGAAGTCCTAGATGTGATGAACAATGCGCGGTACTACGCCAACAATGCGGAGAAATTCCTGGCAACCAAAGACCAGGCCGGTGCTTTCCCAGTGATCACCAGTACGACGCTGCAGCGGGTTCCAAAGGGAATCGTCGGGCAGATCAGCCCATGGAATTACCCCTTGGCGCTGGGTGTCTCGGATGCAATTGCGGCGCTGATCGCCGGCAACGGTGTTGTGGCGAAGCCGGATTGGCAAACCCCGTTCTCCAATCTGATTTCACTGCATCTACTGCTCAACGCCGGTTTGCCGCACGACCTCTTCCAGATCGTTACCGGCTCCGGTGAAGTCGTGGGCCAAGCGATCGCAGAGCGCTGCGACTACCTCATGTTCACAGGGTCAACAAAGACCGGCAAGCTCCTCGGCAAGATCGTCGGCGAGCGTCTCGTCGGCTACTCCGCAGAACTCGGTGGCAAGAACCCGATGGTCATCGCACCGGACGCGGATATCGCCCGTCACATCGACACCATCACCACTGCATGCTTCTCCAACTCAGGCCAGCTCTGCGTGTCCATCGAGCGGATCTATGTTCACAAAGACATTTACGACGAGTTCTTGACGGCGTTCACGGCAGCCACCGAGAAGCTCACACTGGGGTCCGGGCTCAACTGGGATTACAACATGGGTTCACTGATCAACCAAGATCAGCTCGACCGCGTCACAGCGTTTGTGGACGACGCAGTGGTCAAAGGCGCGACGGTGATCACCGGTGGCATCGCTCGCCCGGACGTTGGTCCATTCCACTTCGAGCCCACCATTCTCGCCGACCTCGGTGAAGGCACCAATCTCGAGACCCAAGAGGTGTTTGGCCCGGTGGTGTATGTCAAGCGAGTTGCTAGTCTCGACGAAGCGGTTGAACTTGCCAACAGCACATATTACGGATTGAACGCCTCTGTCTTTGGCGCGGCGGAGACTGCTGAGCGCCTCGCTTTTCAGATCGAATCGGGCAGCGTCACCATTAACGACGGCTACGCTGCAACGTGGGCCTCAATCTCCACGCCACTTGGCGGCGTAAAGGAGTCCGGCATGGCGCGCCGGCACGGACCAGAAGGCATCACCAAGTACACCGAGGTGAAGAACATCGCGCAACAGCGAATCATGCCAATGCGCGGGCCGAAGCAGATGCCGCGGAAGTACTACGGTCAACTGATGACCACCGCTCTCGACTTGGGTAAGAAACTCAAGTTCCTGCCGTAG
- a CDS encoding DUF6114 domain-containing protein: protein MPAKSVKDERDDFDDYIEDDLARNDEIDTVPPGPTQVAENAKSAGGSGTSRTGFAAWRNSRPFWPGLLVIISGIIMLAPAYFTIRISDLLVMISTISGVSTLLIGALLIMFGLGMWLQPAAVVYLGVLSILVALIALPASNIGGFIIGTLTGIIGGSLALAWESGDRKPRRKRRSHRGMNATDGAAAEAADAPATQGDSARAIPPTGGSTRVITGSTAQSIIAVIGCVTVVGLSLAESRTVYAQEPAPAPAALPVGLPQVPTPSDILVDLESRIPAPPQLPQPPALPSPGEPPHIPIPDSVTVPGLGEIVSPATDEVPPPGKPSPSGNVSVVTADSVVLTGSVHVTLEELPVGGTIQRVLVLSGDKLVAKNLGLTIPGLLDDGFLATGPIDTTVANGPVRVIATGLTATPAVANASTVPVAVDLNGTVVSVLDQLGIPTPNDVPQVNVPNAVMDQISLRNVTLQMVSLYGMNFNAPGVELSASR, encoded by the coding sequence ATGCCTGCTAAATCCGTCAAGGATGAGCGGGACGACTTCGACGATTACATTGAGGACGATCTCGCTCGTAATGATGAGATCGATACGGTTCCGCCCGGGCCCACTCAGGTAGCCGAAAACGCCAAGAGCGCAGGCGGTTCCGGAACCAGCCGCACCGGGTTTGCCGCATGGCGAAACTCGAGACCGTTTTGGCCTGGGCTCCTCGTCATCATCTCGGGCATCATCATGCTCGCCCCGGCTTACTTCACCATCCGCATTTCGGACTTGCTGGTGATGATTTCCACCATCTCGGGTGTTTCGACACTGCTAATCGGTGCCTTGCTGATCATGTTCGGACTCGGGATGTGGCTGCAACCAGCCGCGGTGGTGTACCTCGGTGTCCTCAGCATATTGGTAGCTCTTATTGCGTTACCTGCCTCAAACATTGGCGGTTTCATTATCGGAACGCTCACCGGCATCATCGGTGGCTCACTCGCACTCGCTTGGGAGAGCGGGGACCGAAAACCACGGAGGAAGCGTCGATCGCACAGGGGTATGAACGCGACAGATGGTGCGGCAGCCGAGGCGGCCGACGCGCCCGCTACCCAGGGTGATTCAGCGCGTGCTATCCCGCCCACCGGAGGCTCGACGAGGGTAATCACAGGGTCGACCGCGCAGTCCATCATCGCTGTCATCGGATGCGTCACCGTTGTTGGACTGAGCCTCGCGGAATCGCGCACGGTCTACGCGCAGGAACCGGCTCCGGCCCCCGCAGCTCTGCCAGTCGGTCTGCCACAGGTGCCAACACCGAGCGATATTCTCGTCGACTTGGAGTCGCGCATCCCCGCTCCGCCTCAGCTGCCGCAGCCGCCGGCACTACCAAGTCCCGGTGAGCCCCCGCACATTCCAATCCCGGATTCAGTTACTGTGCCGGGCCTCGGTGAAATCGTCTCTCCTGCAACTGACGAAGTGCCGCCTCCCGGTAAGCCCTCACCCTCGGGCAATGTCAGCGTCGTCACCGCAGATAGTGTTGTACTGACCGGCAGCGTTCACGTGACCCTGGAGGAGCTTCCGGTCGGGGGAACAATCCAGCGGGTCCTGGTTCTCTCCGGTGACAAACTCGTTGCCAAGAACCTGGGACTCACCATCCCTGGTCTCTTGGACGACGGGTTCCTTGCCACCGGGCCGATTGACACCACTGTTGCTAACGGACCGGTGCGCGTAATTGCCACCGGGCTTACCGCCACCCCTGCGGTCGCAAATGCTTCTACAGTCCCGGTTGCAGTGGATCTCAACGGCACGGTTGTTTCAGTGCTGGATCAACTTGGCATCCCAACTCCCAATGATGTCCCCCAAGTCAATGTGCCAAACGCTGTCATGGACCAGATTTCACTACGAAACGTCACCCTTCAGATGGTGAGTCTTTACGGCATGAACTTCAACGCTCCCGGCGTTGAGCTGTCTGCCTCGAGGTAG
- a CDS encoding helix-turn-helix transcriptional regulator — MSIHAPIKTARAVCHAMCAATLFFTVFIVQFFATKDVAAYFQKGFTTVGDSNHNGDVTSPPQSTAALIGEGAVSSAKQHEILRVLHQNGGIADVTLLSKALNMHPNTVRGHLDSLIDGGLVSATPVKTSGRGRPALQYRVRTPQQATIADAYIDLIGLLAGTLDSGGSGITDPEGIGRAWAAARSAASGLAESQSTVSTIEALLDELAVLGFDPYIRESGELGLCSCPFIRRDGAVPPPYICRLHAGYLRGRVGGTTVTLNPFDQPGECGISLHDGGESATAGT, encoded by the coding sequence ATGAGTATCCACGCACCAATCAAGACTGCGAGGGCCGTCTGCCACGCAATGTGCGCGGCCACACTATTTTTCACGGTTTTTATCGTACAATTCTTTGCGACAAAGGATGTCGCTGCGTACTTCCAGAAAGGCTTTACAACGGTGGGAGACAGCAATCACAACGGCGACGTAACCTCGCCGCCTCAGTCGACAGCCGCGCTCATCGGAGAGGGCGCCGTCTCAAGCGCAAAGCAACATGAAATCCTTCGTGTACTTCACCAAAACGGCGGGATTGCCGATGTGACGCTCCTTTCCAAGGCCCTGAACATGCACCCAAATACTGTGCGAGGGCACTTGGACTCACTCATCGACGGCGGGTTGGTATCCGCCACGCCCGTAAAAACTTCCGGCCGGGGCAGGCCGGCCCTGCAATATCGTGTGCGGACTCCACAACAAGCGACCATCGCTGATGCCTACATCGATTTAATTGGTCTGCTCGCCGGCACACTCGACAGCGGTGGGAGTGGCATAACTGACCCAGAGGGCATTGGTCGGGCATGGGCGGCGGCACGAAGCGCTGCATCAGGTTTGGCTGAGTCGCAATCGACGGTGAGCACCATCGAAGCGCTACTCGACGAGCTGGCTGTGCTCGGGTTCGATCCGTACATCCGAGAATCGGGTGAATTGGGTTTGTGCTCATGCCCCTTCATTAGGAGGGACGGCGCGGTGCCGCCACCGTATATTTGCCGCCTCCATGCCGGGTATTTGCGAGGACGCGTGGGTGGCACCACCGTTACGCTGAATCCGTTTGATCAACCAGGGGAATGCGGAATCTCCTTGCACGATGGCGGGGAGTCGGCTACGGCAGGAACTTGA